DNA from Prunus persica cultivar Lovell chromosome G6, Prunus_persica_NCBIv2, whole genome shotgun sequence:
TTTTTGCTGTGTCTATAGAATTCAATCAATaattcaagatttttttttttattttttttttatgaggagATGAGGATGAgaatgatgagtttgaatttggTGTCACCTTCTTAGTTATTATTAGTTACTCAGTTGAATCTTGGATTACTTCAATTGGTGAAGGagacctttttattttattttataaaataatcaaatagttacttcattagataaacttcAACGGTACAATCAAATACATCAAAAAGATGTCTAAAATACCAATTTTAAGAAGGCAACAAACTAACATATTGAAGAAGGAGAGAACAGCTAGAGTTTGAGGGttggttttatatgtattgGTGAGAGAGACTTGGGGCTCAGCAATAGGTTGATATGAAGATTAGATTTGTTAGTCTCATCCACTcttgttttaaaaagtattGTGGAATAACTGTCTATGTGCTTGTGAAATATCTCATGAgtgtttttttagtacaagagatagtctaaattacgaGAGATTCTCATGCAATACGGATATCTTTTTTTGCTATCCTCGACTAATAACGCAATGACACGTAGGATAACTTTTCTAtgtgtcattgtgttattggtcggaaatagcaaaacagtgttatcCACGTTGCAAGTAAGTATTTTTGCTAAACTACAGCCTATAAGAGAtgagatttctcacacacacaatcgAGATACCATGAGGTTCAAATCTGAGACCTCTTTTTTACAGATCAAAGCTCTTTTCAACTAGGCTAGATCCTGTTGATAAATCTCATGAGTTTTTAGTTTCATTTAGAGGCTTCGTTTCAAGAATAATTGTGTTTGACTTCATTTGTGTTGTTACTTAATTCTATTGACAAACACCTTGACCATCAACCTCATAAAGAATTCAAGTAGAGGATTTCCTTTTGTGGGCAATACATATTTATGGAGTTCAAAGTTTTAGCTTCAAATCTTCAATGTTTGTGTTCCGCAGTATTTGTATTCCTCAACGTTTTTCTGACAAACGATGCCATTAGTTAATTTGGCAAATCAATCAAACTAAAATAAGTATTCTCAAGTCTAATCCACACAAATAAGAATGGATTAATATTGTTTAGAATGAATGAGTCAAATTTGAGTGGCTTTAGATATAAGCTTTTTGAAAGCCTCTACTAAAGTTGTGGTAAACCTATTAGCTATAGATGCTTATAGGAATTATTATGTTTAATTTATTCCACTCCAGCACAGTTGACCCCAACATCAAATAATTATGGATACGTAATCAATGAtcttactcataaaataaaaatgcatcTTACATTATTTTTCTGATAACTTATACATAGGAACAAGGAATAATACTACCACGTCAAACTTCGACAACTTTACTAAAATGTACATCCAGTCAGTCACGTTTGAtccatcaaatcaaataaacaTTTGATTTGATCTTCTTCACAATAACAATTGCAAAATTTGGATGTGACTGAAAACGACCTTATTTCAGAATTCGTTCATAATAGCTGCAGCAgcacagaaaaaaaagaagaaaagataagAGTCAGTATTTTTGCATGCAAATCATCATCGTGAAGAGGTTTACAAACAAGTTCAATACAATCAACTTACCCCCCAAAGTCTTCATAATCTGCTAGCTTTTTCACAACATGGTTGAAGTCAAGCCACATTGCAGCTTGGAAAATCTTCATGCAGAAGTACCAAATGATCCCAACCGCAGTCAGCACAGCAATCACCAagtatataatttttgtgccaACACAAATTACGTACACCAAAAACCCAAATGGAATGAACAACACTGCTATCAACCACCTCAGCCTGgtaattggaattttaaaGGGCCTCTCCACACCTGGAAACTTCACcctcaaccaaataaaagCCGACAATTCGACTAGCATGCCCAGACTGTTTAAAACATTCACCAAGGATGTGACATGCCTGAAATTCATGTAAGAAACCAGGACTGATATCACTGTTGGGATCATAATTCCCAACCAGGGTGTATTGAACCGTTTGGACCGCACACCGAAAAGTTTCGGTAACAAGCCTAATTCAGCCATGCCAGAAAGCTGGTATGAACAGCTGCTCAATTGCGACTGATACACACCAATGCCAGATAAAAAGGCTCCAATCCTAACCCATTTTTTGAACCTTTTCCCCACAATTTTTTCTCCAACAACAGTGTAAAACCCATCAACCCAGTCATCTAGGTCGAGGGACATAGCCCCAGTTGCAGCCAGCATAGGTATCAAAGAAGTCAAGCAAGTCAACAACCCAGCTGAGAGAAATGCTTTTGGTAATGTCTTGGAGGGTTTCTTAACACCCTCTACAACTAAAGTACTTACATTGTCCCAACAATTCAAGTTCCAAAACAGGGaattgaagaacaatggcCATTCTTTTTTCCTACCCTTCTGGCCCAAAACAGCCCATTTGCTAGGATCAATCTTGGGAATtgcaaaaacagaaattacTAAGAATGGCAAGTATGACAAAACCCCCAAAGATATTGCAGCATAGCCTACAGTAGGCAAACCAATGAAGTTGAGAACAGAGAGCAACATGGTTGAAACAGAGATAACTAAATAGTGAGGCAAGGGTGAGAAGGAAGTTGGCAGTATTGGATCAATGTAGTCTATACAGAGAACAGGGTAGGAAGATAAGTTTATGACAGCACTAAGAAACTTCCAGAAACCAACAAGGAAGCCCCAGAAGGGACCGAAGGCTTGGTGAGTCCATATGACAAAGCCACCATTGCCGGGAAAGGCCGTGGCCAGCTCAGCAGTGACAAGGGCCTCAGGGATGCTCCAAATGACTGGGAAGAGTAGAAAGCCAAGGATGGCAAATAAAGGCCCCCCAGAGCCAACAATGGACTCTGTGCCATAAGGGCCACCAGAGACTTGAAAGTAAATGAGGAAAACTAAAGGGATGAATGACAGCCTTTTGCTTTTGATCTTGGTGGTGCTAAACATTGGAGGTTCTTGTACCGcttcttgtttttcattttcaggaAGAAcggtttttgaatttggagaagaattggCGGCTTTCATGGTGTTTTCTTTAGTTGGGATTTCTTGGATGTTTtaatggaaaattttcaaatgtgGGTGGTGTGTGATTGGGTTCCAAgattgttggtggtggttggaTTGGAAGGCTAGTTGCCTATATAACTTGGTTCATGTGGCATGAAACAAATGCTGTCAAAATGCATGTAAATTATTATACTCAATCTTTCTGCAGTTTGTATTGAGCATGCTAGTTTCTTGGAAATTGCTTGTACCAGTACATTGTTGTCACTTGTGAGAAAGAGCTAGTTTGTACTATAAACTATAATCCATCACAACTTCCATGCACATACACATAATATTACAAAGTACATATTTTAGCAGCTGGTAAATTCATGTGGCAACAAAAGTTCTGATTTAACTCAAAACATGGATACAACCCTTGCCTACTTTCAATCCCATCCCGTTCATGCCTCTCTTCTTGTACTGGTTATGCTTCTTTCTCAGAAATTTCTTGGGCGCCTAgacaacaaaagaagaagaagaagaagaacaaaaaataaacagagaGCTTAAGAAATAGGGCTGCAGCAAACAGAGAGCTTTGAACCATCACACTGCATCTCCTTCATTTTCTATTACAAGTGCATGACATAGGATGCATAACAGTTGCATATTATGTATATACTTGGTCACCTAATCACAACCCCAtttgagtatatatataactagcAAGCAAAGTTCATTTTTCtatggtttattcatttccatGGCGCGGTTCATTCTGAACTAGCTTTTCTGATTGGAGATATTTGTTTATTCCATCAGAAGTTGCCTCTTTGTGTATTTCATTCATCACTCAGAATGAGAAATCAGAACAACaactaaaggaaaaaaagatagGAAATTGCGTTTGCCGGGAGTCGAACCCGGGTCTATTGCTTGGAAGGCAATTATCCTAACCGTTGGACTACAAACGCTTCTGTTGTCAATTTTGCCAGACCAACAGTCAAAtccatttcagtttttttttaactgaTTGGACTCTGTTCTTCATGCCTAGAGCTTGACCCAAACTTCAGTTCTGTGGGCTTCATATAAACCTATTGGGCTAAACTCATTAGGCCTCGGATTAGCTAGTGGGTTTGACAAAAGACAAAAGGTTGCTTTGGGCTGAAATATATTCTGTCTAGGCCTGGATTTTGAACTTTGGTACTTTTTGGTCTGAAAATCATCTCCATAGAAGTTCCAACTTCCAAGTTAGTTGTTTGATATCAAGGGCTAACCCCTCAACAATTTTCTTACCGTTCTTGTTCATGGTTTTATATCCTTATTATCAATCCCGATCTTTTGGACTACAAAGGTTCAaaagatttgtggtcactcactattgaatataaatacaacggttcactcacttttgcactcattttaagaaacttttttgaacaattggattaatatccaacggtaaGTGACTATAATCTCTTAgactcctgtagtccaagagatcgaaaCTATCCTTATCATATGCCCATACTTGTTGATTCACCATCATTGGCCGTCATAAGTGTGATCTTGACATAATTAAACTAAATTCGCTTTTCTATAGTTGCTTagataattaatattttgaattacacATAGTTCCTTTCATAATTACGGTTACGTAATCTATTTAACTTTATGTATGAAGTTGAGACATAAAAAAACTACATATAATAAAGGTTGAAACTCAATAAActtcaaagtactaaaacgaAATTTATCACAATTACTATTTGTGATCAACCCCTTTTTTTGGTATAGATGTAAACCTCAAATTCAAAGTTATTGTGGGCAAAGGTAATATCACATGAATAATTAAAAGAGCAGTGAAATAAATCAACTCGGGCATATTCATAAGAGTGTTGTTATTTCCATCACATGTCTTATTTCCCAACCTACctttatctttaaaattttaaagacaacTTACCTCTTTGTAAAATGTCTTCTAAAGACTTAGGGAAAAAACACCAACTCAAATTTATTCCATGTTTagcaatattattttaattcttttttgggtctcCAATGTGTTGTTTCTATTCCTTTaaactttctctttttacGTACAAATGGAACACATTAGAAAATTGCCCTTCAAATGTACACCTTTCTCTTTAAAATATGGGTAAAAATAACAGTaatcatttataaatttttttgaaaagacgaaaaaagaaataaatatctTATGCTAATATGTCCATGTATAATACTACCTATATGAAAAAgatttatataatatacatatataaagtaTGAAACGTGTGGATATTATTGATTTGTAGATAGAAACATATGCAGATACTTGCGTGTTAGATTTGCGTTTGTAttgctttttcatttttctcccCCATCCTAAGGTAAGGACCACTTACGAGCTTTTCACATTTCATTTTCTCTGAATTTGAGCAAACCAAGTTCATGAGCGGTATATATAGATATCCATGCATTGAATAGTGCAATTGAAAATCTGGAAGCAACTTGACCTTCTATAATTCAGATTCTGTCCAACTAACTTTCAAAATCTTGGGTCCCCCCAGGCACAACAAAAAGCCAAGCCAGCAAAACCCCCACttgaatatgaattttattgaTTGACATCCAACAAGATGCAAAGCATGAGAGCCTCAGAATTTTCCACAAGCTCCCAATCCCTTCTTGAACAAGAACAAACAGAATCACAACCTAAAATCACCACCAAGAATCCCAAGAAGCTAGCATTTCTTCCACTTGTCTTCCTCATCTACTTTGAAGTCTCTGGAGGCCCCTATGGTGAAGAATCAGCTGTGGGGGCTGCTGGTCCTCTCTTTGCCATTCTTGGCTTCCTCATCTTCCCCTTCATTTGGAGCATCCCTGAGGCCCTTGTCACGGCTGAGCTGGCCACCGCCTACCCCGGCAACGGCGGCTTTGTCATTTGGGCACACCAAGCTTTTGGTCCCTTCTGGGGCTCCCTCATGGGCTCTTGGAAATTCCTCAGTGGGGTCATCAACTTGGCTTCATATCCAATTCTTTGTGTAGACTATCTCAAGCTGGTAattcccattttctcttctggcCTACCTCGCTTTGTTGCTGTATTTGTCTCAACTTTGGTGCTATCGTTTCTCAACTACTCTGGTTTGAGTATAGTTGGTTACACTGCAGTAGGTTTAGGGATTGTGTCACTTTGTCCATTTATAATAATGTCTTTGGTTGCAATCCCCAAGATTGATCCAAGCAGATGGATCAGTTTGGGTCAGAAGGGTGTTAAAAGAGATTGGACATTATTTATCAATACCCTATTTTGGAACTTGAATTTTTGGGACAATGCTAGTACTCTAGCTGGTGAAGTAGAAGAACCCCAAAAGCTATACCCAAAAGCACTTTTTTCTGCTGGCATTCTCACATGTTTGGGTTACGTAATTCCTCTCCTGGCTGCAACTGGTGCTATTCCACTTGACCAAGAAGATTGGGTTGATGGGTATTTAGCTTCTGCTGGGGAAATGATTGCTGGGAAATGGCTGAAATTCTGGATTGAAATTGGTGCAGTTTTATCAATTATTGGACTGTTCGAGGCCCAGTTAAGTAGTTGTGCATACCAACTTTTAGGTATGGCAGACTTGGGAATTTTACCAATGATTTTTGGGGCAAGGTCCAAATGGTTCAACACCCCTTGGTTAGGAATTCTGATTTCAACAGTCATAGCACTTTCTGTTTCTTACTTGGATTTCACAGACATTATATCTTCTGCCAATTTCTTGTACAGCTTGGGGATGCTATTGGAATTTGCATCTTTTCTTTGGTTGAGGGTGAAGTTTCCAGCTCTGAAAAGGCCTTTTGAAGTTCCAATGGGCCTGCCAGGGCTGGTGGTTATGTGCTTGATTCCATCTGGTTTTTTGGTCTATGTGTTGGCTGTGGCCACCAAAGCTGTTTATTTGGTTAGTGCATTGATGACTCTGTTTGGTGTTGCCTGGTACCTTTTCATGAATCTCAGCAAATCAAAGATGTGGTTTGATTTCaaaatggaagaagaaaaattggacaatGAGGAAAGAGCTTAGGCTGTTTATGATTGTGTGGGGATCTAATTGGTCTTGCTCAGAAATTGGCGTATTGCAGTTTTTTTAcggaaaaa
Protein-coding regions in this window:
- the LOC18774337 gene encoding probable polyamine transporter At3g13620 translates to MKAANSSPNSKTVLPENEKQEAVQEPPMFSTTKIKSKRLSFIPLVFLIYFQVSGGPYGTESIVGSGGPLFAILGFLLFPVIWSIPEALVTAELATAFPGNGGFVIWTHQAFGPFWGFLVGFWKFLSAVINLSSYPVLCIDYIDPILPTSFSPLPHYLVISVSTMLLSVLNFIGLPTVGYAAISLGVLSYLPFLVISVFAIPKIDPSKWAVLGQKGRKKEWPLFFNSLFWNLNCWDNVSTLVVEGVKKPSKTLPKAFLSAGLLTCLTSLIPMLAATGAMSLDLDDWVDGFYTVVGEKIVGKRFKKWVRIGAFLSGIGVYQSQLSSCSYQLSGMAELGLLPKLFGVRSKRFNTPWLGIMIPTVISVLVSYMNFRHVTSLVNVLNSLGMLVELSAFIWLRVKFPGVERPFKIPITRLRWLIAVLFIPFGFLVYVICVGTKIIYLVIAVLTAVGIIWYFCMKIFQAAMWLDFNHVVKKLADYEDFGGYYERILK
- the LOC18772140 gene encoding probable polyamine transporter At3g13620 — its product is MQSMRASEFSTSSQSLLEQEQTESQPKITTKNPKKLAFLPLVFLIYFEVSGGPYGEESAVGAAGPLFAILGFLIFPFIWSIPEALVTAELATAYPGNGGFVIWAHQAFGPFWGSLMGSWKFLSGVINLASYPILCVDYLKLVIPIFSSGLPRFVAVFVSTLVLSFLNYSGLSIVGYTAVGLGIVSLCPFIIMSLVAIPKIDPSRWISLGQKGVKRDWTLFINTLFWNLNFWDNASTLAGEVEEPQKLYPKALFSAGILTCLGYVIPLLAATGAIPLDQEDWVDGYLASAGEMIAGKWLKFWIEIGAVLSIIGLFEAQLSSCAYQLLGMADLGILPMIFGARSKWFNTPWLGILISTVIALSVSYLDFTDIISSANFLYSLGMLLEFASFLWLRVKFPALKRPFEVPMGLPGLVVMCLIPSGFLVYVLAVATKAVYLVSALMTLFGVAWYLFMNLSKSKMWFDFKMEEEKLDNEERA